The following are encoded in a window of Ruminiclostridium herbifermentans genomic DNA:
- the rplS gene encoding 50S ribosomal protein L19, translated as MDIIKSIESEQIRSDIPKLEIGDYIKVHAKIIEGNRERIQVFEGTVISKKGSGLKETFTVRRVSYGVGVERIFPVNSPRIDHIELVRKGVVRRAKLYYLRDRVGKAAKIKERL; from the coding sequence ATGGATATAATAAAGTCTATTGAAAGTGAACAAATAAGATCTGATATCCCCAAATTGGAAATTGGTGATTACATCAAAGTTCATGCAAAGATCATAGAAGGAAATAGGGAAAGAATACAGGTATTCGAAGGAACTGTTATTTCTAAAAAAGGTTCTGGCTTAAAGGAAACTTTTACAGTAAGAAGAGTATCTTATGGTGTTGGTGTTGAAAGAATTTTCCCAGTTAATTCACCAAGAATTGATCATATTGAACTAGTTAGAAAAGGTGTTGTTAGAAGAGCTAAACTATACTATCTACGTGATAGAGTTGGTAAAGCTGCTAAGATTAAAGAAAGATTATAA